The DNA region TTGCCGCCATGAACGAGGTCTGGTCGCAGTGGCTGTCACCGGGCAACGCACCGACCCGCACCACTGTGCAGGCGCTACTGGCCCGGCCAGAGGTGCTGGTGGAAATCACCGTGATCGCCGCCCGCCGCTAATCGCCCTACCCACAACGGAGAATAACAATGCAAAAAATCACGTTGATCGGCTGCACCCTCGGCCTGCTGCTCGCCAGTCAGGTCCAGGCCAACGAAGCGCCGCTGACCGGCACGCTGAACAAGGTCGCCAATGCCAAGAGCATCACGCTGGGTTATCGCGACGCGTCGGTGCCGTTCTCTTACGTGGGTGATCACACGGGGCAGCCGATGGGCTATTCGGTGGACCTGGCGAGCAAGATTGTCGAGCGCATCAAGCAAAAGCTTGAGCTGCCGGATCTGCAGGTGAAGTACAATCTGGTGACCTCGCAAACGCGCATTCCGCTGGTGCAGAACGGCACCGTCGACCTTGAGTGCGGCTCCACCGGCGTGACGGCCGAGCGCATGCAGCAAGTGGCGTTTTCCTACGGGTTTATCTACGTGAAGGGGCAGTTGCTCACGGCGAAGGACAGCGGCATCAAGAGTTTCGCCGACTTGCGTGGCAAGAACGTCGTGACCACCGCGGGCACCACCAACGAGCGGTTTCTGAAGAGCTACAACGTCGATAACAAGATCGATATGTTCGTGATCAGCGCCAAGGACCACGGCGAAGCCTTCCAGATGTTGCAGTCGGGTCGGGCAGCAGCGTTCTATATGGATGACGCGCTGCTTTACGGCGAACGCGCCAAGGCCCGCGATCCGCATAACTGGGTGGTGGTGGGTGAGGAGCAGTCGCGGGAAATCTACAGCTGTATGGTGCGCAAGGATGATCCGCAGTTTCTTGAGTTGGTGAACTCGACACTCGCCGATCTGTACAGCTCGGGAGAGATCAACGGCATCT from Pseudomonas sp. ACM7 includes:
- a CDS encoding transporter substrate-binding domain-containing protein → MQKITLIGCTLGLLLASQVQANEAPLTGTLNKVANAKSITLGYRDASVPFSYVGDHTGQPMGYSVDLASKIVERIKQKLELPDLQVKYNLVTSQTRIPLVQNGTVDLECGSTGVTAERMQQVAFSYGFIYVKGQLLTAKDSGIKSFADLRGKNVVTTAGTTNERFLKSYNVDNKIDMFVISAKDHGEAFQMLQSGRAAAFYMDDALLYGERAKARDPHNWVVVGEEQSREIYSCMVRKDDPQFLELVNSTLADLYSSGEINGIYQRWFQQPIPPKGLNLEFPMTSELKAIIAKPVSDPVQ